The genomic interval GCGTTCGGCCATGATGTTGTTCGGGATCGGGCTGAAGGAATTCGTCAGTACGATGTCGAGTGGCAGGTCGAGCGCGTCGAGCAGCGTCACATCCGTCAGGGCCGGATAGGTTTTCATGGAAAAGAGCGCGCCGTATTTGACCTGAGCGGTCACGGCGTCGGTCAGGGTGACGACATCGCCATCAAAGGTCGCGCGGCAATTGCTCAGGGTATGCGAGAGGGGCAAGGCACTTCGCCCGAACGCAATGGGGGAGAAGCTGCCGGCGTTCAGCGTATTGAGGTAGCCCAGCCATTCACCGCCCGACTTCGTGAGCCTAACGGGGTTGGCCGACGCCAGCGCCACCTCGAAGAAGCCCATGACCTCGTTCAGCTCTTGCATTCGGGTCGCGCGGTCCTTGACCCAGGCCTTGCGGGCCAGCGCCCGCAGGAGCGGAATGCGGGCCGAGATATCAGGCCGCCGGATGACGCTGAGATAGAGTTGGCGCTTGGCGGGTCGGAGGTCTTTGACATGGGCCTGCCAGCGCGCATCGATCGCGGCGGCGAAGCTGTCACCCTCGATGGGGCGCATCCCGAGATCCTGCGGCACCGAGATGCGGTGGATGTAGAAACCGAAGGCGTTGCCGGTCTGGGCGACGATGGCCGCGACCGCGCGTTTCAGCGCGTCGAGCCGTGCATCCTCGGTGGTCATCGGGTTCAGACCGTCGAGGCGCAGGGTGGCGAGGAGGTCGCCCTCGCGCAGCACCATGACATCGTCATCCGCGAGCGCAAAATACGGCAGATGCTCCGCGAGATAGCTCTCCCGCGCGAACTCCCCGCCGCCCGCCTCACGTAGGGCGGTTCCGTGAGTGGAAAGAGGGCCTGCATCAAGCGCCAAAGCTGTCGCCTCCGTGCACGGCCCGGTTCTTCGTCGGGCGCACTGATCCATAGGAGACGCGCAGCACTTCGAAGAAATGCGGCTCGCGGTCGGCGACGAACCAGAGGATCGGATAGGCGACGAGGCCGATCACGAAGAAGACCATCGACTTCGTCCAGATGAACGGCAGAACGACCCCTGTTGCCAGCACCACCAGGTATCCGACGGGGAGGCCCAGATACTTGGGCGGACGGGCGAGGCCCAGAAAGAGGGGGGATCGTTCTGCCACTTAGATGCTTCCCTGCCTAGCGATGAAAATGAATCCGCAGGTCGGCTCGAGGCAGCGTTTGCGAAGCAGAACGCGTTCGAGGCGACCGTAGGATGCGAGATTGCAGGGAAGTCATCAACTGGCCTCTTCTCAGGAGAAGCCGTCAACGATGGTGCCGGCCGAGAAGATCAGCACGATCCCGATGATGACCGAGGCAAACCAGCCCCAGTTCAGCCGTCCCATCATGCACATGAAACCGGTGCCGATGACCGCGAGCGTGGCAACCGCGATCCCGATCGGACCGGTCAGCGCGGCCTCGACGGTTTCCAGCATGGTCTGGATAGGCGACAAGTCCTGCGCGAGAGCGGGTGTTGCGAAAGCCGCCAGGGTTGTGGCGGCAGGCAAGAGGCGGCTGAGGCGATGTCGAAGCATGCGAAGTTCCCTTGTTTTACTGAAGTTCGATAAGGACCGGCGCGCGGGCAGGCACGCGGGTCGCGACGGGGATGTCTGGCGCGGCAACGGGCGTGCCTGCCAGCTGGGACCGGATCCGGTGGATGCGCGCGATGTAGTCGCGGGTCTCGGCGAAGGGCGGAATACCGGAATACCCGACCACCCTGTGCGGCCCGGCATTATAGGCTGCAAGAGCCAGGTCGATGTCCTTGAACGTTCCGAGTTGCGCGAGCAGGTAGCGTGCGGCGCCGTCGAGGTTCTGGGAGGAATCACGCGGATCGACGCCGAGCGCACGGGCCGTGTCTGGCATCAGCTGGCCTAAACCGTATGCGCCCTTTGGGCTCACGGCGGTTGGGTTGTAGCTGCTCTCGGCCTCGACCAGGGCGCGGAACAGAATCTGCCAGTCGTCGGCACCCAGGCCAACCTGGCGCAGGGCGCTGTTTCCTTGGTGGCGGACGGCAGTCGTCCGGATTAAGGAGAGGATGTCGTCACGACCGGAAGGGGGCGTGGCGTCCAGCGAGGCCAGAACGACTTCGGCCTCAGCGCTATGATCCAGACCAGCCCAAGCAGGCCGCGTGCCATGAAAGGTCCAGCCGGAGGTCCGGGCCGTGCCGTCGCGGCCGAAGGCGATGACGTCAGCCGCGCTCCTCGAGGGTGATGCTGTAGTCAGGACCAAAACGCAGATCGCGCCCGTCACCGAACTCGAGATGATGTTTGAAGAGACCTGGCCATATGTTGAAATACCGCGGCTCTGGCCCGTGCGGGGTGATCCGGGTCGAGACCAGAATGGCTTCCGGCTCGCCCTCGCGCAGGTAGATGCACTGGTAGCGCGGCTTGCCATCGTCCGTGAACCCCACGAGTTCATACCGGCAGCGGTACGCGATGCCCTTCTCGGACAAGTCTTTGACACCATCGATGGTGATCAGGATCTGGTTGCGCGCTATCGGCATGTTCGGACTCTCCCCACGAGAGCCCTTCTACTTCACGACACTAAGGCCATAAAGTCATATGTCGTCAATACGACATATTGCAGATAAACACATATTGCGCGATAGTCTGCGCAACTTTTGCGGGAGAGCGACATGAAACGACAGGCGATGGCAGCGGCGATGGGAGTGATGGCGGTGTTTGGAGCCCCTGAGAAGGCGCAGGCCTATGACATCGACTGCGCCATCATGCTCTGCATGGCAGGTGGCTTCCCCCCGAGCGCTGTCTGCGCACGGGCCTATCGCACCATGATCCGCCGCATCACGCCCTGGCCGAGCCTGCCGCCCTTCGGGGTCTGCACCTTTGCCCATGTGCCGGTCGAATTGGGCGGGCCCGGCGGAGAAGGCGAGCTCGACACCAACCTGCCTGAGTATGAATGGCTGAACCGCACTCATGTGATCTGGTTCACCGGGCGCTCCTACGAGCCGCGCGACGAGCCGCGTCAATGGGATTGGTCGATACGCTCCTGCGATCGCGAGAACCGGACCTGCCGCTACATCCAACGGGTCTACGGATCCCACATGCCCTGGCCCGCGACATTCGTCTCGGAAAGCGGCCAGGAGATCGCCTATCCGACCAGCGGGGGCCTGTGGCACTTCTATTCCCGCAGCATCATGGTCGAATACGGGGACTACGAGGGCAACATGGGCCACTCGGAGTGGTTTTCCTACTGATCGTGGCTGTCCGGCAGCTTGAGTGAAACTGTCCGTACTACGACAAGCGTATGGTCGTAACTGCATGGATCCACAAACTGGCGGCGGCTCACGCTTCCATCATCCCAGCGGTAGTCGGTAAACACATGGGTTTCGTTCGTTCCGTCGATGATAAACCCTTCCTGGAAGGGCCAGCCTGTCTTTCTCTTCGCCATGTACCCGCGCTACTCGTACCGTTCTTGCCGTTTTGACTTTTTAAATTGAGGCGGGATCAAAGCCTCAGGAAGCGGATTAACGCCTCGCGAAAAGCTCTTCGGGATCGACATTGAGCGCCTTGGCGATGCGTTCGAGAAGGTCGAGTGAGGCCGCAAATTTCGAGTTCTCGAGCCTGCCCATGTGACCGCGGCTTACGTTGGCCTGATGAGCAAGCGCTTCCTGGCTGAGGCCGCGGGCGCGTCTCAAGTCCTGGATGTTCAATGCTACACGGTCCCGCAAGTTCATGCCCGCGAAACGGGCACGATGCACGAAATATCACCACGCGATATATGTTACATTCAGAGGTGAGGGTGCAGAAAAGTCGAAAATCGGTGCTTAGAGATAGAGGACCAATTTGCATGCAGTTCCGGGTACTTGGTGTTGCGGATGCTACTAGGGCGAGTGGTAGTTGCCGTCAATACACCATGACACGAAACAGCGTCAGATGCGTATAATGAAGTTTATGTTAAATCTTGACTAAAATCGGCGCTGTTTGAATAGACAACAAATTTAGAATCAAGTATTCTTTGCACCCACGCCATAGATGATTAGTTCAAGAATTTCATCTGCAATACTCTCTGGGTTAAGCGGCCCTTTCGGATTATACCAGATCGGCATCTGGTTGAAGGCCGAAAAAAGCACCTGTGCGAGGCGCTTTGAGTCGCAATTGCGGATAGAACCATCTTTGATCCCTTCTGCGATAATACTTTCAAGAAAATTCTGACCGTCTATCAGTGCCTGCCGCAAACTCTTCTGATTTTCTCCGGTCAGATTGCGGCGCGCTTCGCGCATCAAGGCAGAGCCGAATTCGCTCACAACCATGTTCGCATAGACTCTAAAGAAAACGCGGATACGATCAAGCCCGTTACCCTTCACGTCCTGTGCTGATATGAAGCATAGCTCGACCCGCTCCAGTGAGATGCGGGCGCATTGCATCAGGATATCTTCTTTGCTTTTGGCGTAATAATAAAGCGCGGGCTTGGTGACAGCGAGTGCTGCTGCGATGTCATCAAGCGATGTCTGTTTGTATCCGACAGTTGAAAACGAATGCGCGGCCAGATTAAGCATGGCCCGCCGCTTCAGCTCTTGCTGAACTTTGACGTCTTTGGTTTTTTTATGCCAATGGGTTTTGGGCAAAGCGACTCTTTTCAAAACACACGGGCGGAACCAGAGCACCGCCCGCATTTATCGCTGACAGGTTAGTAGTCGAGCCCGCGGGCCGCAATAGTCCATTTACCGTCTTCGACTTTTGCCATAATCAGAGTTTCGATGCCCTGATGGTCTTCGGGGCCAAACCTGACCAACTGGCCGCCGATCGGATCAACATAGCTAGTGATCGCTTCGGTTGCGGCCAGAAATCCTTCGGTCGTCAGATCGCGACCAGCAGCTTCGAGCGCCACGGCAATCAGGTCGATGAAAACGTAACCAAGCTGCGCTTGTGGGGCCATCTTTTCACCGTAAATTTCGTTGTAACTCTCCAAGATACGTTTTGCTTCCCCTTCGGAGTCTTCTGCGTTCGCAAAAACAAAAGGAGATACCAGATACAAGCCATCCATCGCGCCATCAGCGGCAGTAGCAACTGCATCCATATAGGACACCATTCCAGTCACGAAAGTCGGTTCAAAACCAAGCTTTTTAGATGTTGCAACAACCAGAATTGAATCGCGCACCCCACCCGCCAGAAAAACGATATCGCAACCGGCGCTTTTCAATGTGGTTACAGACGAGAGCATATCGGATTCTGTTGCCGAATGTTCCGTTTTGACCGCGACTTTCATGTCATACTCTGCCAATTGCTGCGTGACGCCAAGCGCCATTGATTCACCAGCTTCATTGGCGAGTTGCGCAATGCAGGGTGTTGAGAAATCACCATTTTCCTTAAAGTATGCAACGCCCGCGCGAAACTGGTCTGTATAGCTGCGAAAAAATGCGTATTTCATCGGATCCAATGGTTCATACATCTCGACCTCGGCCGACATCGGGAACATGTTGGGAATTCCCGCTTCAATTTGTTGCGGCATGATCGCTAGGTTCATCGGTGTGCCAAGCGCGCCGACCATCGCAAAAATCTGGTCGCGGCGCATCAGTTTGTTTGCAACCTGAATCGCGCGGGGTACCTGGTATTGCGTGTCTTCTATAATAATCTCAAGCTGGCGACCGTGAATGCCGCCCGCCGCGTTAATCTCATCCACTCGCATGCGCAGTCCGTTGGCCTCTGGCACACCCCAGACGGCCAACGGGCCGCTTAGGTCTGTATAGGTCCCAAGAGTGATCATGTCGTCGGTCACGCCCTGCGGCCCGTCGGCCATCGCGCCGGTGGCTGTCATTGCGGAAAACGCAAATGCTGTTACTAGTTTCTTCATTGGTCTCTCCCTTCGTTGTTTCAATACATCGTTTCGATCAGGTCTTTGTATTTGCGCTCGATCTCGTTGCGCTTCAGCTTCATCGTCGGAGTCAGCTCGTTGTCTTCGGCTGTCAAAAGTACGTCGATCAGCCGGAATTTCTTTACCTGCTCGACCGGCGAGAAACCGCTGTTCGCCCGTTCTACCTCGCCTTCGATCAAGTCCTGGATTTGAGTGTTTGCGCACAGGGATTTGTAGTTGGAAAACGGGATACGCTTCTCCTGCGCGTATTTTTCGACGTTTTCGTGGTCGATCATGATCAGCACGCTCAGGTATTTGCGCTTGTCCCCGATGATCACCGCATCAGAAATATAGGGCGAGAATTTGAGCTCGTTTTCCAACTGCGAAGGCGTAATATTCTTGCCGCCTGCGGTGATGATTATGTCCTTTTTGCGGTCCAGAATAGTTAGGTCTCCATTGGCATCCATCGTCCCAACATCACCCGTATAGACCCAGCCATCGACCACGGTTTCCGCCGTCTTTTCAGGCTGGTTCAGGTAACCCGAAAAATTGCTGGATGAGCGGATGAGGATTTCGCCGTCATCGGCCAGTTTCGCTTCGACATTGCGCAGTGCCCGGCCGATGGATCCGATCGGTGATCTGCCCGGTATGGTTGCAGTCACAATGCCGGTTTCGGTCTGGCCATATGCCTCTTGTACTGTCACCCCAAGGGCAGTGAACCAGCTGAGCAGTCGGGCTGAAATCGGTGCCGCACCCGATACGATCGTGTGCGCGCGCGCCAGTCCCAGTTCGACCCTAATATTTCGAAGCACCAGAAAGTCCAGCACCTTATGCCTAAGCCTTAGCATCATCGGCACAGATTTTCCCGCGGCAATCAAGGCCTCCCTGCGTCCAGCCGTTTTCAGGGCTTGGTCATAGGCAAACCGGCCAAATGCGGTGGCATCATTCATCACAATATTGATACGGGAATAGAATTTTTCCCACACGCGCGGCACCGCAAAGATGAATGTCGGCGCAACTTCTTGAATGTCGGCGGCAAATGTATCGCCGCTTTCCGCAATGTTGATGGTTATACCGTGACGGATCGGCACACAAACAGAAAAGATTCGTTCGGCGGCGTGACACAGCGGCAGGAAAGTCAAAACTTCGTCATCCGGCCCAAGCGGCAATTCGGGGTAATTATCCGACTGGGCCAGGAAAAAACGATGCGACATCGCGGCACCTTTGGGCGCACCTGTTGTGCCAGACGTATAGATCAGTGTTGCAATATCTTCGGGATCACCCCCATCAATGCGGCGCTCGAATTCAACGCTCAGTTCTTCGATTTTAGCGTCCGACAGTGCGAGAAATTCTTCCCAGCCGATGACTTTATCATGCTGGAAACTGCGCAACCCTTCCATATCAAATACGATAACTTTTTCGAGATGATCCAGCTGGTCCTCCACACCCAGATACTTATCTAGCTGCTCTTCATCCTCAACGAATAGCACCTTCGCCCCGCTATCGTTCAACTGATAGGCAACCTGCTTTTCCTGCAAAGTGGGATACAGCCCGTGGGTCGTGGCCCCGATGCACTGGATGCCAAGGTCGGCAAACACCCACTCCTTGTTGTCTTCACTGATGATCGCGGCCACGTCACCTTTACGATAGCCCAACGCCATAAGTGAACATCCGACCCTGCGCGCGCAGGCGTAATAGTCCAGCCAGCTAAATTCTTCCCAGATGCCAAAGTCTTTTTCACGAATTGCGGTTCTGTCACCGAACTTCTTGCAGTTCTGCCGAAACAGTTTGGAGAAGGTATCACAGCCGTCAATCTGGACCGGTGGCGGCATCCACCCTGCGGGGGATTGGTTTCGCATTGTGTTCATCGCCAGGTCTTTCTTGCTTTCCAGCGGCGGTCGCCGCGCGCACTTTCTGCTTTGATGCCAAGGTAGAATTCCCGAATGTCTGCACTGTTCATTAGAACATCCCGTTCGCCTTCCATAACGATCCGGCCGGTTTCAAGGACGTAACCGAAGTCGGCGGCCGGCAGGGCAACGCTCGCGTTCTGTTCAACCAGCAACATGGTCATGCCTTCTTCGACATTGATCCGCTTGATGATCTGAAAAATCTCGGAAATCAGCAGTGGCGACAGGCCCAGTGACGGTTCGTCCAGCAACATCAGGTGTGGACGCTGCATAAACGCGCGACCCAAAGCCAACATCTGTTGTTGCCCACCCGACAGGTAGATCGCCTGTTTTTCCAGAAAGGTGCGCAGGACAGGAAACCAGTCCAGCACCTTTTCCACATCCCGCGCCACTGCATCGCGATCCTTGCGGCAATAGGCGCCCATCATCAGGTTGTCCTTGACCGATAACAGCGAAAACACCTCGCGACCCTCGGGTGAATGGGCGATGCCAGCGCGCGCGATAACATCCGGATCAAGCCCGGTGATATCGCGCCCTTCAAATTCCACCTGCCCCTTGAACGGATCAAGCGCGCCGGAGATGGTTTTCAAAATCGTCGTTTTGCCCGCCCCATTGGAGCCCATGACCGTAACGACCGATCCTTCCTTGACCGTCAGGCTGATGCCGCGAATGGCCATCACCCTGCCATACATCGTTTCGACGTTGCTGGCGCGCAGTACCTCGGTCATGCTGCCTGCCCTCCCAGATATGCCGCCTGAACACCGGGATTGCTTTGAACTTCGGATGCGCTGCCGCTTGCAAGAAACCGGCCTTCGTTGATGGCCAGCACCATGTCCGAAACTTTGTTCACCAGTTTCATGTCGTGTTCGATCATAACAACGGTGACACCCAGGTCCTCGCGGATGTCTTCAATCACAAAAGCAGTGTCGTCGGTTTCCTCGCTGGTCAGTCCGCTTGACGGTTCGTCCAGCAACAGGATCTTTGGCTCCGACACCAAAGCGCGGGCCATTTCGGTCTTTTTGCGCACGCCATACGGCAAATCCGCAACCCGTGCATGACGGTAGCCTTCGAGATCGAGAAACTCGATTATTTCTTCGGCTTTGCGGCGGTGGGCCAGTTCCTGACGCATCTGCGAACGGGTAAAAAACAGCTCACTCAGCGGCCCGAATTTGCCGTGACGGATGCGCCCGATCAGCAAGTTATCAAGCAATGACGCATGTTCGAACAGTTCGATATTCTGGAACGTCCGCGCAATGCCGTGGTTGACTACCTCATGGGATTTCGCTTTTCGCAGGCTTTTGCCGTTGAACCGGATGTCGCCTTGCGACGGATCGTAAATCCGGCAGATGAGGTTGAACACCGTGCTTTTGCCCGCGCCATTGGGGCCAATGATGGTGAACACCGACCCCGGTTCAACTGAAAAGCTCAAGCCATCCACCGCTTTCAAACCACCAAAGGAAAGCGATACGTTATCTATCTCCAACCCGTTCATCTTAAACGCTCCGTTTTGAGGAATGTCTTCTGACGCTGGAAACTGCGCTTCTTGTACATCGGGAACACGTTGAAATAGTGATGGATCTTGGTCCAGCGTCCATAAAGTCCGTCAGGTTCGAACAGGATGAACCCCAGCAGGATCACACCGAATGCAAGACTATCGAAACCGCCGGACGTGGCGACTGCACTGGGCAGCACGATCTTGACCCAGCTCAACACGGTTGGCAGCAGCACGATAAAGAACGCCCCAAAAACCGCGCCGTGGATGGTTCCGATCCCGCCGACGACGATCATCAACAGCAGACGGATGGATTCCCCCATTCCGAAGGTTTCCGGCGTGATGTAGAAGAAGGCGTGCGCCAGCAGCCCGCCCGCGAGGCCCGCAAAAACTGCCGAGATGAAGAACGCATATGCCTTGAAGAAGGCCACATTGGTTCCCAACGCCCGCGCCGACACTTCGGAGTCGCGGATCGCAATCATGGCGCGACCCGACCTTGTGCGTGTCAGGTTGCGAACGATCAGGGTACAACCCACGAAGATGACAAAATTCAGCAGATAAACTTTCCAGCTTTCGTCGATGGCCAGCCCGAGAATATTGATTTCCGGCACCGAAAGGCCACCATGACCACCTGTGAAATCGCCCGCACCACCGATGAGCCGTTCGGTCACAATCGCAATCGAAAGCGTGGCAATCGCCAGATACAGCCCGTGCATCTTTCCGCAGATCCGTCCGACGGCCAACCCGACCAGCCCAGCCACCAACGCCGCTATCGGCAGCGACAAAAGCCACGGCACGCTGTAACGGGTCAGCAGGATCGTGTGGGTATAGGCACCGATTGCGACAAACGCCGCCTGTCCGAAACTCACCTGCCCAGAAAATCCGGTCAGCACCATTAGCCCAAGACCCGCGATAGCATAGATGAATACGAATGAAAGTTCGTCCAGAAAATAGCCGTCCAGAAACAGCGGCGCGGCCAGTGCGATCGCGGCAAACAGCAGATACCAGAATGCCTGTCCACGGTCGCGGAAAAGCTGGATGTCCTGAACATAGGATTTGCGAAAAATTACGCGCATGGCTTAGACCTTCTTTGCATAAATTTGGGCCAGCAGGCCTTGCGGACGGATCAACAGCACCAGGAACATGATCAAGTAGGCCCCAATTCCTTTGAGGGTCGGGAACATGATATCGAAAAACGGTTCCGTCACACCGATAAGCAAGCAACCGATCACCGCACCGGGGATGGAGCCGAAACCACCGACAATTGCCCCTGCAAATGCCTTGAACCCGATAAAACCCATCTGCGTCGAAACCAACGTCATTGGCCCCAGGAGCAACCCGGCAATCCCGCCAAAAATCGCGGACATTGCCCAGATCGAGGATGTCAGCCGTTTCACAGGAATACCCATGTAGAACGCTGCTAACTGATTCAGGGACAACGCCTGCATGGCGATACCCTGCCGAGCGTAACGGAAAAACAGGTACAGCGCGCTGGCGACAACCGCGGTGACAACA from Paracoccus albus carries:
- a CDS encoding type IV secretion system protein VirB3 → MAERSPLFLGLARPPKYLGLPVGYLVVLATGVVLPFIWTKSMVFFVIGLVAYPILWFVADREPHFFEVLRVSYGSVRPTKNRAVHGGDSFGA
- a CDS encoding TrbC/VirB2 family protein, producing MLRHRLSRLLPAATTLAAFATPALAQDLSPIQTMLETVEAALTGPIGIAVATLAVIGTGFMCMMGRLNWGWFASVIIGIVLIFSAGTIVDGFS
- a CDS encoding lytic transglycosylase domain-containing protein — translated: MTGAICVLVLTTASPSRSAADVIAFGRDGTARTSGWTFHGTRPAWAGLDHSAEAEVVLASLDATPPSGRDDILSLIRTTAVRHQGNSALRQVGLGADDWQILFRALVEAESSYNPTAVSPKGAYGLGQLMPDTARALGVDPRDSSQNLDGAARYLLAQLGTFKDIDLALAAYNAGPHRVVGYSGIPPFAETRDYIARIHRIRSQLAGTPVAAPDIPVATRVPARAPVLIELQ
- a CDS encoding helix-turn-helix transcriptional regulator, whose translation is MRRARGLSQEALAHQANVSRGHMGRLENSKFAASLDLLERIAKALNVDPEELFARR
- a CDS encoding TetR/AcrR family transcriptional regulator; the protein is MLWFRPCVLKRVALPKTHWHKKTKDVKVQQELKRRAMLNLAAHSFSTVGYKQTSLDDIAAALAVTKPALYYYAKSKEDILMQCARISLERVELCFISAQDVKGNGLDRIRVFFRVYANMVVSEFGSALMREARRNLTGENQKSLRQALIDGQNFLESIIAEGIKDGSIRNCDSKRLAQVLFSAFNQMPIWYNPKGPLNPESIADEILELIIYGVGAKNT
- a CDS encoding ABC transporter substrate-binding protein, encoding MKKLVTAFAFSAMTATGAMADGPQGVTDDMITLGTYTDLSGPLAVWGVPEANGLRMRVDEINAAGGIHGRQLEIIIEDTQYQVPRAIQVANKLMRRDQIFAMVGALGTPMNLAIMPQQIEAGIPNMFPMSAEVEMYEPLDPMKYAFFRSYTDQFRAGVAYFKENGDFSTPCIAQLANEAGESMALGVTQQLAEYDMKVAVKTEHSATESDMLSSVTTLKSAGCDIVFLAGGVRDSILVVATSKKLGFEPTFVTGMVSYMDAVATAADGAMDGLYLVSPFVFANAEDSEGEAKRILESYNEIYGEKMAPQAQLGYVFIDLIAVALEAAGRDLTTEGFLAATEAITSYVDPIGGQLVRFGPEDHQGIETLIMAKVEDGKWTIAARGLDY
- a CDS encoding AMP-dependent synthetase/ligase → MPPPVQIDGCDTFSKLFRQNCKKFGDRTAIREKDFGIWEEFSWLDYYACARRVGCSLMALGYRKGDVAAIISEDNKEWVFADLGIQCIGATTHGLYPTLQEKQVAYQLNDSGAKVLFVEDEEQLDKYLGVEDQLDHLEKVIVFDMEGLRSFQHDKVIGWEEFLALSDAKIEELSVEFERRIDGGDPEDIATLIYTSGTTGAPKGAAMSHRFFLAQSDNYPELPLGPDDEVLTFLPLCHAAERIFSVCVPIRHGITINIAESGDTFAADIQEVAPTFIFAVPRVWEKFYSRINIVMNDATAFGRFAYDQALKTAGRREALIAAGKSVPMMLRLRHKVLDFLVLRNIRVELGLARAHTIVSGAAPISARLLSWFTALGVTVQEAYGQTETGIVTATIPGRSPIGSIGRALRNVEAKLADDGEILIRSSSNFSGYLNQPEKTAETVVDGWVYTGDVGTMDANGDLTILDRKKDIIITAGGKNITPSQLENELKFSPYISDAVIIGDKRKYLSVLIMIDHENVEKYAQEKRIPFSNYKSLCANTQIQDLIEGEVERANSGFSPVEQVKKFRLIDVLLTAEDNELTPTMKLKRNEIERKYKDLIETMY
- a CDS encoding ABC transporter ATP-binding protein — translated: MTEVLRASNVETMYGRVMAIRGISLTVKEGSVVTVMGSNGAGKTTILKTISGALDPFKGQVEFEGRDITGLDPDVIARAGIAHSPEGREVFSLLSVKDNLMMGAYCRKDRDAVARDVEKVLDWFPVLRTFLEKQAIYLSGGQQQMLALGRAFMQRPHLMLLDEPSLGLSPLLISEIFQIIKRINVEEGMTMLLVEQNASVALPAADFGYVLETGRIVMEGERDVLMNSADIREFYLGIKAESARGDRRWKARKTWR
- a CDS encoding ABC transporter ATP-binding protein, whose translation is MNGLEIDNVSLSFGGLKAVDGLSFSVEPGSVFTIIGPNGAGKSTVFNLICRIYDPSQGDIRFNGKSLRKAKSHEVVNHGIARTFQNIELFEHASLLDNLLIGRIRHGKFGPLSELFFTRSQMRQELAHRRKAEEIIEFLDLEGYRHARVADLPYGVRKKTEMARALVSEPKILLLDEPSSGLTSEETDDTAFVIEDIREDLGVTVVMIEHDMKLVNKVSDMVLAINEGRFLASGSASEVQSNPGVQAAYLGGQAA
- a CDS encoding branched-chain amino acid ABC transporter permease produces the protein MRVIFRKSYVQDIQLFRDRGQAFWYLLFAAIALAAPLFLDGYFLDELSFVFIYAIAGLGLMVLTGFSGQVSFGQAAFVAIGAYTHTILLTRYSVPWLLSLPIAALVAGLVGLAVGRICGKMHGLYLAIATLSIAIVTERLIGGAGDFTGGHGGLSVPEINILGLAIDESWKVYLLNFVIFVGCTLIVRNLTRTRSGRAMIAIRDSEVSARALGTNVAFFKAYAFFISAVFAGLAGGLLAHAFFYITPETFGMGESIRLLLMIVVGGIGTIHGAVFGAFFIVLLPTVLSWVKIVLPSAVATSGGFDSLAFGVILLGFILFEPDGLYGRWTKIHHYFNVFPMYKKRSFQRQKTFLKTERLR